Proteins encoded by one window of Clostridium cagae:
- a CDS encoding 2,3-butanediol dehydrogenase: protein MKAALWYAKKDVRVEEIEEPKVTSNGVKIKVKWCGICGSDLHEYLGGPIFIPVGEPHPLSGTTAPVVLGHEFSGDIVEVGENVTKFKVGDRVIVEPIVACGKCPACLEGKYNLCSSLGFHGLCGSGGGLAEYTVFPEEFIHKIPDEMSYEQAALVEPMAVALHSIRVGNFKIGDTALVLGSGPIGLATIECLKAAGAKLVVVLQRKSIRQEYAKRAGADVVLDPNEVDIAEEVKKLTNGLGVDVAFETTGAQIGFDTGINSLKFEGTMVITSIWENGVTFNPNALVFTEKKIVGTLAYRHEFPATMAQMNDGRIKAEGYVTKRIHLDDIVEEGFGALTGPEKKKHVKILVTPDKGLL, encoded by the coding sequence ATGAAAGCAGCATTATGGTATGCAAAGAAAGACGTTAGAGTAGAAGAAATTGAAGAACCAAAAGTTACAAGCAATGGTGTGAAAATAAAAGTAAAATGGTGTGGAATCTGTGGATCAGACTTACATGAATATTTGGGAGGCCCTATATTTATTCCAGTAGGTGAGCCTCATCCATTAAGTGGAACAACTGCACCGGTAGTTTTAGGTCATGAATTTTCAGGTGATATTGTAGAAGTTGGCGAAAATGTAACAAAGTTTAAAGTTGGAGATAGAGTAATTGTTGAACCTATAGTTGCATGTGGAAAATGTCCAGCATGTTTAGAAGGAAAATATAATTTATGTTCATCTCTAGGATTCCATGGACTTTGTGGAAGCGGTGGAGGACTTGCAGAATATACAGTTTTCCCAGAAGAATTTATACATAAGATACCAGATGAAATGTCTTATGAACAAGCAGCTTTAGTTGAACCAATGGCAGTAGCATTACATTCAATTAGAGTAGGAAACTTTAAAATTGGAGATACAGCATTAGTATTAGGTTCTGGTCCTATAGGATTAGCAACTATAGAATGCTTAAAAGCAGCAGGTGCAAAATTAGTAGTAGTATTACAAAGAAAATCTATAAGACAAGAATATGCTAAAAGAGCAGGAGCTGATGTTGTTCTAGATCCTAATGAAGTGGATATAGCAGAAGAAGTTAAAAAGCTTACAAATGGACTAGGAGTAGATGTAGCATTTGAAACTACAGGAGCTCAAATAGGATTTGATACAGGTATTAATAGCTTAAAATTCGAAGGAACTATGGTTATAACAAGCATATGGGAAAATGGCGTTACATTTAATCCTAATGCTTTAGTATTTACAGAAAAGAAGATAGTTGGAACATTAGCATATAGACATGAATTCCCAGCAACTATGGCTCAAATGAATGATGGTAGAATAAAAGCAGAAGGATATGTAACTAAGAGAATACACTTAGATGACATAGTAGAAGAAGGATTTGGAGCATTAACAGGTCCAGAAAAGAAGAAACACGTTAAGATATTAGTAACACCAGATAAAGGTCTTTTATAA
- a CDS encoding sulfide/dihydroorotate dehydrogenase-like FAD/NAD-binding protein produces MYKIVSKRELTNNIFLMDIEAPRVAKSAQPGQFIIIKNDEKGERVPLTIAGYNREEGTVSIVFQTVGKSTQELAQYEVGSYVADFVGPLGQPSEFIHEELESLKKKKLIFIAGGVGAAPVYPQVKWMHDNGIDVDVIVGSRTKDLLILEEEMKAVAGTLYVATDDGSYGFNGRVTDCLQGLVNEGNKYDHAVVIGPMIMMKFMADLTKKLDIPTTVSLNPIMVDGTGMCGACRVTVGGEIKFACVDGPEFDGHLINYDESMRRQAMYKTEEGKAKLALEEGNTHSHGGCGCRGDK; encoded by the coding sequence ATGTACAAGATAGTTAGTAAAAGAGAGCTTACAAATAATATATTTTTAATGGATATAGAAGCTCCAAGAGTAGCAAAATCAGCACAACCAGGTCAATTTATTATTATTAAGAATGATGAAAAAGGTGAAAGAGTACCTTTAACTATTGCAGGTTATAATAGAGAAGAAGGAACTGTAAGTATAGTATTTCAAACAGTTGGTAAAAGCACACAAGAGCTAGCTCAATATGAAGTTGGTTCTTATGTAGCAGATTTTGTTGGACCATTAGGACAGCCAAGTGAATTTATTCATGAAGAATTAGAAAGCTTAAAAAAGAAAAAGCTAATATTCATTGCTGGGGGAGTAGGTGCTGCACCTGTTTACCCTCAAGTTAAATGGATGCATGATAATGGAATAGATGTAGATGTTATAGTTGGATCTAGAACAAAAGATTTATTAATATTAGAAGAAGAAATGAAAGCAGTAGCTGGAACTCTTTATGTAGCAACAGATGATGGAAGTTATGGATTTAATGGAAGAGTTACTGACTGTTTACAAGGCCTAGTTAACGAAGGAAATAAGTATGATCATGCAGTTGTTATAGGACCTATGATAATGATGAAATTTATGGCAGATTTAACTAAGAAATTAGATATACCAACTACAGTAAGCTTAAATCCGATAATGGTAGATGGAACAGGAATGTGCGGAGCTTGTAGAGTAACTGTTGGTGGTGAAATTAAATTTGCTTGTGTTGATGGACCAGAATTTGATGGTCACTTAATAAATTACGATGAATCAATGAGAAGACAAGCTATGTATAAAACAGAAGAAGGTAAAGCTAAACTAGCATTAGAAGAAGGTAATACTCATAGTCATGGTGGCTGTGGTTGCAGAGGTGATAAGTAA
- the gltA gene encoding NADPH-dependent glutamate synthase → MDMKERMVRVPVREQNPKVRATNFEEVCLGYNEEEAIKEASRCLNCKNPKCVEGCPVSINIPGFISHVKEGNFEEAAKEVSKYSALPAVCGRVCPQESQCEGKCVLGIKGDSVSIGKLERFTADWASTNDVDLSETASKNGIKVAVIGSGPSGLTCAGDLAKKGYEVTIFEALHKAGGVLEYGIPEFRLPKEKVVKNEVDNIRKLGVKIETNVIVGRTITIDELFEEEGFKAVFIGSGAGLPKFMGIEGENANGVCSANEFLTRVNLMKAAVDGYDTPVRAGKKVAIVGGGNVAMDAARTALRLGAESHIVYRRGESELPARVEEVHHAKEEGVIFDVLTNPKEILVDENGWVKGMKCIKMELGEPDESGRRSPVEIAESEFIIDVDTVIMSLGTSPNPLISSTTQGLEINKRRCIIAEDETGLTSKEGVYAGGDAVTGAATVILAMGAGKKAAQAIDEYLTK, encoded by the coding sequence ATGGATATGAAAGAGAGAATGGTAAGAGTACCTGTAAGAGAACAAAATCCAAAAGTTAGAGCAACAAATTTTGAAGAAGTTTGTTTAGGATACAATGAAGAAGAAGCGATTAAAGAAGCCTCAAGATGTTTAAATTGTAAAAATCCTAAATGTGTAGAAGGCTGTCCAGTATCTATTAATATTCCAGGATTTATTTCACATGTTAAAGAAGGTAACTTTGAAGAAGCAGCAAAAGAAGTTTCAAAGTATAGTGCACTACCAGCAGTATGCGGTAGAGTATGTCCTCAAGAAAGCCAATGTGAAGGAAAATGCGTTTTAGGAATAAAAGGTGATTCAGTATCAATTGGTAAGCTTGAAAGATTTACAGCTGATTGGGCAAGTACCAATGATGTAGATTTAAGTGAAACAGCATCTAAAAATGGAATAAAGGTAGCTGTTATAGGAAGTGGTCCATCAGGACTAACTTGTGCAGGAGACTTAGCTAAAAAAGGATATGAAGTTACTATATTTGAAGCACTTCATAAAGCTGGTGGAGTTTTAGAATACGGTATACCAGAATTCAGACTTCCAAAAGAAAAAGTAGTTAAAAATGAAGTTGATAATATAAGAAAACTTGGCGTTAAGATTGAAACTAATGTTATTGTAGGTAGAACAATAACAATTGATGAACTTTTTGAAGAAGAAGGTTTCAAAGCAGTATTTATAGGTTCAGGAGCAGGTCTTCCTAAATTCATGGGAATAGAAGGAGAAAATGCAAATGGAGTATGTTCTGCAAATGAGTTCTTAACAAGAGTAAACTTAATGAAAGCAGCAGTTGATGGATATGATACACCTGTTAGAGCTGGTAAAAAAGTTGCTATAGTTGGTGGTGGAAATGTTGCTATGGATGCAGCAAGAACTGCATTAAGACTTGGAGCAGAAAGTCATATAGTATACAGAAGAGGTGAATCAGAACTTCCAGCAAGAGTTGAAGAAGTACATCATGCTAAAGAAGAAGGTGTAATCTTTGATGTTTTAACTAATCCAAAAGAAATATTGGTAGATGAAAATGGATGGGTTAAAGGAATGAAATGCATTAAGATGGAACTTGGAGAGCCAGATGAATCTGGAAGAAGAAGTCCAGTTGAAATTGCAGAATCAGAATTTATTATCGATGTAGATACTGTAATAATGTCACTTGGAACATCACCAAATCCATTAATATCTTCAACAACTCAAGGATTAGAAATAAATAAGAGAAGATGTATAATTGCCGAAGATGAAACTGGATTAACATCAAAAGAAGGTGTTTATGCTGGTGGAGATGCAGTAACTGGTGCTGCAACAGTAATTCTTGCTATGGGAGCAGGAAAAAAAGCAGCTCAAGCAATTGATGAATACTTAACTAAATAA
- a CDS encoding methyl-accepting chemotaxis protein translates to MLKTIKSKLIFLVIIFVITIVFMGIYSTKTLNNVNQKSTIISKEFIPAIVYSEELNTMTSDFRLLEYSHIVATTPEIMEEKEKAMEEKEKEIQKKLDMYSKTIYREEDKELFDTVKEEWNKYLGLHNQVIDLSKELKTQEAMNIMSEDLREVFNKASSYLIKLADLNKKMTENASLEGDKEYNTSIKINIIIIAVLSVLSIIFGVIIINAIRKPLNMLKVELDSLAERGGDLTKEIEINSEDEIKDLSVSLNKFIQNLRNIIKQVNESSNSIDDVTEIIKNNVTKLNSDIEEVSATTEELAANMEETAASSEEMLATSQEIEEVVKSISQKSQEGAIKAGEISNRAEDTKINVQASEKKSIELFKSTKLELEEAIQASKVVEQINVLSESIMQITSQTNLLALNAAIEAARAGEAGKGFSVVAEEIRKLAEQSKDTVIEIQNITGKVTSAVRNLSSSSDKLLRFMSIDVYNDYKEMLDVACKYSEDAEFVDSLVTDFSSSSEELLASLQEVIKTIDGVSQAANEGAGGTTDIASSILQVNDKSNSVLENALKSQENAKRLKEEISKFKI, encoded by the coding sequence ATGTTAAAAACAATAAAAAGTAAGTTGATTTTTTTAGTAATTATTTTTGTAATTACAATTGTATTTATGGGAATATATTCAACTAAAACTTTAAATAATGTAAATCAAAAATCAACAATTATTTCAAAGGAGTTTATTCCAGCAATAGTATATTCAGAAGAATTGAATACAATGACATCAGATTTTAGATTGCTTGAGTATAGCCATATAGTTGCAACAACTCCAGAAATTATGGAAGAAAAAGAAAAAGCTATGGAAGAAAAAGAGAAAGAAATACAGAAAAAATTAGACATGTATTCAAAAACTATATATAGAGAAGAAGATAAAGAATTATTTGATACTGTTAAAGAAGAATGGAACAAATACTTAGGATTACATAATCAAGTTATTGATTTAAGTAAAGAATTAAAAACACAAGAAGCAATGAATATAATGAGTGAAGATTTAAGAGAAGTTTTTAATAAAGCATCATCTTATTTAATAAAATTAGCAGATCTTAATAAAAAAATGACTGAAAATGCTAGTTTAGAAGGGGATAAAGAATATAATACGTCTATTAAAATAAACATAATAATAATAGCAGTATTAAGTGTATTAAGTATAATATTTGGAGTTATTATTATTAATGCTATAAGAAAACCACTGAATATGTTAAAAGTAGAGCTAGATTCATTAGCAGAAAGAGGCGGAGATTTAACTAAAGAGATAGAAATAAATTCAGAAGATGAAATAAAAGATCTTTCAGTGAGTTTGAACAAATTCATACAAAATTTAAGGAATATTATAAAACAAGTTAATGAAAGTTCTAATAGCATAGATGATGTTACAGAAATTATAAAGAATAATGTTACAAAGTTAAATTCAGATATAGAGGAAGTATCAGCAACTACAGAGGAACTTGCTGCAAATATGGAAGAAACAGCAGCTTCATCTGAAGAAATGTTAGCAACATCGCAGGAAATTGAAGAAGTGGTTAAATCTATTTCTCAAAAATCTCAAGAGGGAGCTATTAAAGCAGGAGAGATAAGTAATAGAGCAGAAGATACTAAAATAAATGTACAAGCTTCAGAGAAGAAGTCAATTGAATTATTTAAAAGTACAAAATTAGAATTAGAAGAAGCAATACAAGCATCAAAAGTTGTTGAACAAATAAATGTACTTTCAGAATCAATAATGCAAATAACTTCACAAACTAATCTTCTTGCTTTAAATGCAGCTATAGAAGCAGCAAGAGCAGGAGAAGCAGGAAAAGGATTTTCAGTTGTTGCTGAAGAGATAAGAAAGCTTGCAGAACAATCAAAAGATACAGTAATAGAAATTCAAAATATAACAGGAAAAGTAACCAGTGCAGTTAGAAATCTTTCTAGTAGTTCAGATAAATTATTAAGATTTATGTCTATAGATGTTTACAATGACTATAAGGAGATGTTAGATGTAGCATGTAAATACAGCGAAGATGCTGAGTTTGTTGACAGTCTTGTAACTGATTTTAGTTCAAGCTCAGAGGAACTTTTAGCATCTTTACAAGAAGTGATTAAAACAATAGACGGAGTTTCACAAGCTGCAAATGAAGGGGCTGGGGGTACTACAGATATTGCAAGTAGTATTTTACAAGTTAATGATAAATCTAATAGTGTTTTAGAAAATGCATTAAAATCACAAGAAAATGCTAAAAGGTTAAAAGAAGAAATTTCTAAGTTTAAAATTTAG
- a CDS encoding peptidylprolyl isomerase produces the protein MLIKSIKKYTKLILLLVFVSSLGLVGCGNFKDNDTKQNVESNSTTEDTDSNSPEEIENLPLATINVKDYGVIEAVLYPETAPNTVNNFIDLANKGFYNNLKFHRIIKDFMIQGGDPNGDGTGGPGYSIEGEFASNGIPNGLKHTKGVLSMARSQNPNSAGSQFFIMTGDAPHLDGEYAAFGKVVSGFDVLDKIGSVKTKSQDIPKDDVIIESITVDGKGVEYNEPNKK, from the coding sequence ATGCTTATAAAAAGTATAAAGAAGTATACCAAGTTGATTTTATTATTAGTTTTTGTTAGCTCTTTAGGATTAGTTGGTTGTGGAAATTTTAAAGATAATGATACTAAACAAAATGTTGAGTCAAACTCTACAACAGAAGATACTGACAGTAATTCACCAGAGGAAATTGAAAATTTACCATTAGCAACTATAAATGTTAAGGATTATGGGGTTATTGAAGCTGTGTTGTATCCAGAAACTGCTCCTAATACGGTAAATAATTTTATAGATTTAGCTAATAAAGGTTTTTATAATAACCTTAAATTTCATAGAATAATTAAAGACTTTATGATTCAAGGTGGGGATCCAAATGGTGATGGAACTGGAGGCCCAGGTTATTCAATAGAAGGAGAATTTGCATCAAACGGTATTCCAAATGGATTAAAACATACCAAAGGTGTACTGTCTATGGCAAGATCACAGAATCCTAATAGTGCGGGTAGTCAGTTTTTTATAATGACTGGAGACGCACCACATCTTGATGGAGAATATGCTGCTTTTGGTAAGGTAGTATCAGGTTTTGATGTGTTAGATAAAATAGGAAGTGTAAAAACTAAATCACAAGATATTCCTAAAGATGATGTGATTATTGAGTCAATTACTGTAGATGGTAAAGGCGTAGAGTACAATGAGCCAAATAAAAAATAG
- a CDS encoding YoaK family protein, with amino-acid sequence MFTKDININMCKNKHVNTSESVHLGILLAIVGGFLDAYTFVCRGGVFANAETGNIVLVGVEVTKGNFKGAVMAFLPILAFIIGVIVAERINEFESCIVVVDSHRAILIMEMLVLFIIGFLPTTIPNIFVTTTISFVSSVQISSFRKLVDSPYSTTMCTGNLRSASQAAYMAFRKKDKTYTIKSIRYCIIIISFLVGACLGGVSTLKIGVRSVWISVIVLFCAILLFTIDEIRFKEQC; translated from the coding sequence TTGTTTACTAAAGATATAAATATTAATATGTGTAAAAATAAACATGTTAATACTTCAGAATCTGTACATTTAGGAATACTTTTAGCTATTGTGGGAGGATTCCTTGATGCCTATACATTTGTATGTAGAGGAGGAGTTTTTGCAAATGCAGAAACTGGTAATATAGTTTTAGTAGGAGTAGAGGTAACTAAAGGAAATTTTAAAGGAGCTGTTATGGCATTTTTACCTATCTTAGCATTCATAATTGGTGTTATTGTTGCAGAAAGAATAAACGAATTTGAATCTTGTATTGTAGTCGTAGACAGTCATCGTGCTATTTTGATAATGGAAATGTTAGTACTTTTTATTATAGGGTTTTTACCAACTACAATTCCTAATATATTTGTAACTACCACCATATCATTTGTTTCATCTGTACAGATATCATCATTTAGAAAATTAGTTGATTCTCCATATAGTACAACCATGTGTACTGGAAATTTGAGAAGTGCTTCACAAGCGGCATATATGGCATTTAGAAAAAAAGATAAGACCTACACTATAAAATCAATTCGTTATTGTATAATTATAATTTCTTTTCTAGTGGGCGCATGTTTAGGTGGAGTATCAACTCTAAAAATTGGAGTTAGATCAGTTTGGATTTCTGTAATTGTATTATTTTGTGCTATCTTATTATTTACTATAGATGAAATAAGATTTAAAGAGCAATGTTAA
- a CDS encoding GNAT family N-acetyltransferase, giving the protein MLYSDINLQREVYRDDVFDIAKWLKDEEVSKYLNEKNGITNSLDSLANNSTLPVMTQYFNNNGPFYMIEHKNKSIGYLKIVTKDNNNSAEIVVAIGDKKKWGKGIGTIAVKKALSEAFLKYRVNKVVAKIHKENYRSSKVFKKVGFIENELLEKETKYLITFNEYISQFSS; this is encoded by the coding sequence ATGTTATATTCAGATATAAATCTCCAGCGTGAGGTTTATAGAGATGATGTTTTTGATATTGCAAAATGGTTAAAGGATGAAGAGGTATCTAAATATTTAAATGAAAAAAATGGAATAACAAATAGTTTGGATAGTTTAGCAAACAATTCAACATTACCTGTAATGACTCAATATTTTAATAATAATGGTCCATTTTATATGATAGAGCATAAAAATAAATCAATTGGTTATTTAAAGATTGTTACTAAAGATAATAATAACAGTGCAGAAATAGTTGTTGCTATTGGTGATAAGAAAAAATGGGGCAAAGGAATAGGAACAATAGCTGTAAAAAAAGCTTTAAGTGAGGCATTCTTAAAATACAGAGTTAATAAAGTAGTGGCTAAAATTCATAAAGAAAATTATAGATCAAGTAAGGTATTTAAAAAAGTAGGATTTATTGAAAATGAATTATTAGAAAAGGAAACAAAATACTTAATAACATTTAATGAGTATATTAGCCAATTTAGTAGTTAA
- a CDS encoding SDR family oxidoreductase yields the protein MNFPNSFPAQHQTKHPGFEYEMSPVPVYDDPNYNKSGDLLSNKVALITGGDSGIGRAVSIAYAKQGADIVIVYYNENRDAEETKKLIENIGRKCTIINGDIGKSEFCNEAIKKTISEYGKLDILVNNAAVQYECQDIKNLSDEQFDKTFNVNAYGTFYMTREALKYLKQGSCIINTASVVAFKGNETLIDYSMTKGAIIALTRSLALSLAKNKSGIRVNAVAPGPVWTPLIPSSFDSTKVTTFGANTPMGRAGQPVECAGAYVFLASECASYITGQTIHINGGEIVNS from the coding sequence ATGAATTTTCCTAATTCATTTCCAGCACAACATCAAACCAAGCATCCAGGATTTGAATATGAAATGAGTCCAGTACCAGTTTATGATGATCCTAATTATAATAAGAGTGGTGATTTGTTAAGTAATAAGGTAGCACTAATTACTGGTGGTGATAGTGGAATCGGAAGAGCGGTATCAATAGCGTATGCTAAACAAGGAGCAGATATAGTAATTGTTTATTATAATGAAAATAGAGATGCAGAAGAAACAAAAAAACTTATAGAGAACATAGGACGAAAGTGTACTATTATAAATGGTGATATTGGAAAATCAGAATTTTGTAATGAAGCAATTAAAAAAACTATAAGTGAATATGGAAAGTTAGATATTTTAGTAAATAATGCAGCTGTTCAATATGAATGTCAAGATATAAAGAATTTATCTGATGAACAATTTGATAAGACTTTTAATGTTAATGCATATGGAACTTTTTATATGACTAGAGAGGCATTAAAATATTTAAAACAAGGAAGTTGTATAATAAACACTGCTTCTGTTGTAGCATTTAAGGGGAATGAAACATTAATTGATTATTCTATGACAAAGGGAGCTATAATTGCACTTACAAGATCATTAGCACTTTCTCTTGCAAAGAATAAAAGTGGAATAAGAGTAAATGCAGTTGCTCCAGGGCCAGTTTGGACTCCACTTATACCATCTAGTTTTGATTCAACTAAAGTAACTACATTTGGAGCAAATACTCCTATGGGAAGGGCAGGTCAACCAGTTGAATGCGCTGGAGCATATGTATTTTTAGCATCTGAATGTGCATCATACATTACTGGTCAAACAATACATATTAACGGTGGAGAAATAGTTAATTCATAA
- a CDS encoding alpha/beta fold hydrolase has product MSKSYSNIINNKTANIYYEVHGKGEALVLLHGNGEDLEYFKNQIEYFSNKYMVIAIDTRGHGKSTKGNIPFDFWLFSDDVISILDKVNIKKAHILGFSDGGNTALHLGLKYPDRIRSLILNGANFNPNGVKFLVQAPVILGYYLSIIFSPCSNKAKNNRDILNLMVNNPKLFKEQLEKIKIPTLVIAGDNDMIKENHTKLISKLIENSEVNIISNSSHFVAAENPKEFNKIVEDFLNKHKIED; this is encoded by the coding sequence GTGAGTAAATCATACTCTAACATAATTAATAACAAAACAGCTAATATATATTATGAAGTACATGGTAAAGGGGAAGCATTAGTGCTTTTGCATGGAAATGGGGAGGATTTAGAATATTTTAAAAATCAAATAGAGTATTTTTCAAATAAATATATGGTTATTGCAATAGATACTCGAGGACATGGTAAATCTACAAAAGGAAATATACCATTTGACTTTTGGTTATTTTCAGATGATGTAATTTCAATTTTAGATAAAGTTAATATTAAAAAAGCTCATATTTTAGGCTTTAGTGATGGTGGTAATACTGCATTACATTTAGGTTTAAAATATCCTGATAGAATCAGATCACTTATTTTAAATGGAGCAAATTTTAATCCTAATGGAGTGAAATTTTTAGTTCAAGCCCCAGTTATATTGGGATATTATTTATCGATAATTTTCTCACCATGTTCAAATAAAGCAAAAAACAATAGAGATATTTTAAATTTGATGGTAAATAACCCTAAATTATTCAAAGAACAACTTGAAAAAATTAAAATACCTACATTAGTAATAGCAGGAGATAATGATATGATTAAAGAAAATCATACTAAACTGATTTCAAAACTAATAGAAAATTCTGAAGTAAATATTATTTCAAATTCAAGTCATTTTGTTGCAGCAGAAAACCCTAAAGAATTTAATAAAATTGTAGAGGATTTTTTAAATAAACATAAAATAGAAGATTAA
- a CDS encoding ketoacyl-ACP synthase III, producing MNIKIRAIETEYPENIVDNEFYIKHFKEQGKDINRLLEAFGRKERRIVNNDSDTTLSMGIQASLKVLESANLKGDDIDLIIFSSQFPEYICPTQALIVHNAIKGKNDTIVMDLNVNCLGMLVTLDTASRQLLQNKKLKRALIIGSDYASIHMKHSDELCYPMFADAACAMILEKTNEECGFIDSDYFTDSRKYSAVMYPQCGSSSYYKDTTSYDDMKFGWSECDDDVIDIAVNSINKLLKDNNLNISDISAFCLSQFALPIINGCIDRLRLDSKKVIFVGDKFGYTGTSSPLMAFNDGVKSGKIKRGDYVVFWSIAATRTACSVLYKY from the coding sequence ATGAATATAAAAATAAGAGCTATAGAAACAGAATATCCAGAAAATATAGTAGATAATGAATTTTACATAAAGCATTTTAAGGAACAGGGAAAAGACATAAATAGACTTTTAGAGGCTTTCGGAAGAAAAGAAAGAAGAATAGTAAATAATGATAGTGATACTACATTGAGCATGGGAATTCAGGCTTCATTAAAAGTATTAGAGAGCGCAAATCTTAAAGGTGACGATATAGATTTAATTATATTTTCAAGTCAATTTCCAGAATACATATGTCCAACTCAAGCATTGATAGTACATAATGCTATAAAAGGTAAAAACGATACTATAGTTATGGACTTAAATGTAAATTGTCTTGGTATGTTAGTAACTCTTGATACAGCATCAAGACAATTACTTCAAAATAAGAAACTTAAAAGAGCATTAATAATAGGATCAGATTATGCCTCAATTCACATGAAACATAGTGATGAATTATGTTACCCGATGTTTGCAGATGCAGCATGTGCAATGATTTTAGAAAAAACAAATGAAGAGTGTGGATTTATTGATTCTGATTATTTTACTGATAGTAGAAAATATAGTGCAGTAATGTATCCACAATGTGGTTCATCTTCATATTATAAAGATACTACATCTTATGATGATATGAAATTTGGCTGGTCAGAATGTGACGATGATGTGATTGATATAGCAGTAAATTCTATTAATAAATTATTAAAAGATAATAATTTAAATATATCTGATATAAGTGCTTTTTGTCTTTCACAGTTTGCACTTCCTATAATAAATGGATGCATAGATAGACTAAGATTAGATTCAAAAAAAGTTATTTTTGTAGGAGATAAGTTTGGATATACAGGGACAAGCTCACCTCTTATGGCTTTTAACGATGGAGTAAAGAGTGGAAAAATTAAAAGAGGAGATTATGTAGTATTTTGGTCTATTGCAGCAACTAGAACTGCTTGTTCTGTTTTATATAAATATTAA
- a CDS encoding nucleotidyltransferase domain-containing protein, translating to MDKIKNLIEDFSKRQEIESIALGGSRATKLNDNNSDYDLYVYLNSDLSKEVRKNILDKYCNYIELNNTYWEAEDDCYLNDGTIIEIIYRSMSEFENELKSVVLDCNAHNGYTTCMWSNINECVVLYDKNNKLKDLKDKYNIKYPKELRKNIIEKNLKLLDGYIPSFSMQIEKAIIRGDIVSINHRITEFLASYFDIIFAVNELQHPGEKRLISICLSSCKYLPKDFEENLDKLLSGNRNKENVMSVVNKIVDNIKELVLNTK from the coding sequence ATGGATAAAATTAAAAATTTAATTGAAGACTTTAGTAAAAGACAAGAAATAGAAAGTATAGCTCTTGGAGGATCAAGAGCTACTAAATTAAATGATAATAATTCAGATTATGATCTATATGTTTATTTAAACTCTGATTTATCTAAAGAAGTTAGAAAAAATATTTTAGATAAATACTGTAATTATATAGAGTTAAATAATACTTACTGGGAAGCCGAAGATGATTGTTATTTAAATGATGGAACAATTATTGAAATTATTTATCGAAGTATGAGTGAATTTGAAAATGAATTAAAATCAGTAGTTTTGGATTGCAATGCACACAATGGATATACTACTTGTATGTGGTCAAATATTAATGAATGTGTAGTTTTATATGATAAAAATAATAAATTAAAGGATTTAAAAGACAAATATAATATTAAATATCCTAAAGAATTAAGGAAAAATATTATAGAAAAAAATCTAAAATTATTAGATGGATATATTCCATCATTTTCTATGCAAATAGAAAAAGCAATAATTAGAGGAGACATAGTTAGTATAAATCATAGAATTACAGAATTTTTGGCTAGTTATTTTGATATAATTTTTGCAGTTAATGAACTACAACATCCAGGAGAAAAAAGATTGATTTCAATATGTTTAAGTTCGTGTAAATACTTACCTAAAGATTTTGAAGAAAATTTAGATAAACTTCTATCAGGAAATAGAAATAAAGAAAATGTTATGTCAGTTGTAAATAAAATTGTAGATAATATAAAAGAATTAGTTTTAAATACTAAATAA